The stretch of DNA GCTCATGGCGTTGGCCGCCTGCTTGCCGTTGAGGCCCATGCCGCCGTTGAAGATCGGCATCATGGCCTGGAAGCGGGTGATGAAGTTGTTGGTCTCGCCCGGATCGTTCAGCAGCACCGGGTTGAAATCGGCCGGCGTCACGCTGCGGTTCTGCAGCTTGAAGCCGAAGCTCGACAGCGCGTCGTCCGAGCGCAGGAAGAACTCGCTGATGCGCACCTGGGGCAGGAAGGCGCGCCACGCGCCCTGGGCGTCGGCCGCGGCCGCGTCGGTCATGGCGCCCGACGCCTGCAGCATCTCGTTCTGCTGCAGCGCCAGGTCGATGACCCGCGCCCGCGTGACGTACAGGGTGTCCTGCCGGACCTCGCCCAGGCGGGCCCAGGCCGCATCGACGGGCGCCGGCACGGTCGGCGCCGGCGGCGCGTCCGCGGCGGCGTCCTGGGCCACGACGACCGGAGCGGTCGTGCCCACGGCCAACGCGGCGAGAACGCCGAAGAGGATGGTTCTGCGGTTCATGTTCGACCTTTCCCCGCTCAGCGGGCCGCGCCGGCGGTTTCCGGAACGCCCAGTTTCTTCAGGATGGTGGCCATCAGGCACCAGTTCGTGAATCCGCTCTGGAAGAGGTTCAGCCCGACGAAGGCCGTGAAGTACAGCCACTTCGGACTGACGAAGTGGGCCAGGGCGAGGCTCGCCAGGACGAACGCGCCGGCGACGATGTGGAGCACGCGATTGACGGTCATCGATTTCCCTCCCGGGGCCGGACCGCGGTCCGGACGGCCATCGCAACATTCCATTTCTGGTTAGTTGCGAATCTTTTAAGATTATGTACTCGGCATATGATAACGCGCCGTGCGCAAAAGTCAAGGCGAGGTGCGGTGATTATTGGATATGAGATATCAGGAGGAGGCGGATCTCAAGCAAATTCTTTGCAATCAACATCCTAGCGTGCCCGTAGGGGTTGGCCGCAGGCTGCCGATCGAGTCGGGCCGGGTGAGGTTCCCCCCAACGTCACCACGTCGCCACCCTGGGAACCCCACCAGGCCGGATCCCGGCCGCGGCCGGGAGCAGGCACGCCGGACCCCGACTCTGCTCATTCCCAACCCTAGTGCCTGCCGCCCGCTCTGTCAGTAAAAAAATGCAAAACATCGAAACTTTGCATATATCACACGGAGACCATGGGATTTCGCTGTTCCGGGGGACCTGTGTATATTGTCGCCCATCACCCGCTGACCGCGCCAACCCCGGAGTCGCCATGTCCGAGAAGTCCAAGCGCCTGCTGATCGTCAACCCCCGCGGTTTCTGCGCCGGCGTCGAGCGCGCCATCGAGGTGGTCGATCGCCTGCTCGAGCGGCACGGGGCGCCCCTGTACGTGCGCAAGGAGATCGTGCACAACAAGGCCGTGGTCGAGGACTTCCGGGCGCGCGGCGTCGTCTTTGTCGACGAACTGGACGAGGTGCCCGACGGGAACACGGTGGTGTTCAGCGCCCACGGCGTGGCGCCGGCCATCCGGGACGAGGCGGCGCGCCGCGGCCTGCGGGCCATCGACGCCACCTGCCCCCTGGTCACCAAGGTGCACCAGGAGGTCGTACGCAACGTGGACCGGGGCCATCCCATGGTGCTCATCGGCCACGCGGGCCACGACGAGGTGCTCGGCACCATGGGCGAGGCGCCCGGTCGCATCACCCTCGTGACCAGCGTCGCCGACGTGGCTCGCCTGCCGTTCCCGGACGACGCGGCCGTGGCCTGCTCGACCCAGACCACCCTCAGCGTCGACGAGACCCGCGAGATCGTCGCCGCGCTGCGCGAGCGGTACCCGAACCTGGTGGAGCCGCCGAAGAGCGACATCTGCTATGCGACCCAGAACCGGCAGGACGCGGTCAAGGCCCTGGTGGCCGAGGGCATCGGCCATCTGCTCGTGGTCGGCTCCGAGACCAGCAGCAACAGCCGCCGCCTCTGCGAGGTGGCCGAGAACCAGGGCGTGCCGTCGTCGCTGATCGACGGGCCGGACGACATCGACCTCGCGGCGCTGGATCCGGCCGGCGACGTGGGGCTGACGGCGGGCGCCTCGGCGCCGGAGCACCTGGTCCAGGCCGTGGCCGCCCGGCTCGCCGACGCCGGCTGGACGACCACCGAACTGGTCACGCTCGAGGAGAACGTCCGTTTCAGCTTGCCCCAGGAGTTGCACTGATCCACCTTTTACCTCAAATTGGACCGGCATACTCTTTATCTATCAAGCTTTGCATCAAATAAACTTTGACATCCCTCCATTGTGACATTACCATGTCAAAGACCCCCGATTTCCGTGTCTTTCGCGCAATTGAAGAGTGTCATCATGGAAAAGAAGCTCTATGAAATGCAGGCCGAGCTCTGCAAGACGCTGTCGAATCCCAAGCGACTCGAGATCCTGGACATCCTGAAGGAACGGGAAGAGATCTCGGTGAACCATCTGGCCGAGATGCTGGAGATCCCGAAGGCCAACACCTCCCAGCACCTGGCGGTGCTGCGCCAGGCGGGCGTCGTGGCGACGCGCAAGGACGGCATCAACGTCTACTACAGCCTGAAGTCGGCCAAGATCTCCGAGGCCTGCTCGCTCACGCGGCAGATCCTGCTCGAGCGCCTCGAAGACCACGTCAGCCTGTCGGATCTGATCAAGCAGAACGGCAACTAGGCCCGGGCCGCGGCCTTCAGGCGCCGCACCAGAGCTGCGGCCGCATCGGTCGTCAGGTCGCCCGCCGCCAGGGCCGGCGCCACCGCCGCCAGGCATCCCGCCAACAGATCGGCCTCGTCCCGTCGCGGACGGTCGTCCACGTGACCGGCGCGCTCCAGGGCTTCCTGGAGCGCGTCTTTCTTGTCCTGACGCAGGCGCTTCACGTCGCCGGCCTGCAGCCGGGCGAGGAAGGCGTCGGCGTCGCCCGCCACCTCGGCGACGAGTGCCGTCGCCGCGTCCAGCATGAGATCCGACAGGATCCCGAACCCCGCCAGGTCGCCGGCCTCCAGCGGGCGGCCGCGACCGATCCGCCAACCGTCCCGGAAGCTGCGCCACACCGCGATGCGGGCCTCGGTGCCGCGCCGCGTCGCCG from bacterium encodes:
- a CDS encoding winged helix-turn-helix transcriptional regulator, with protein sequence MEKKLYEMQAELCKTLSNPKRLEILDILKEREEISVNHLAEMLEIPKANTSQHLAVLRQAGVVATRKDGINVYYSLKSAKISEACSLTRQILLERLEDHVSLSDLIKQNGN
- the ispH gene encoding 4-hydroxy-3-methylbut-2-enyl diphosphate reductase, producing the protein MSEKSKRLLIVNPRGFCAGVERAIEVVDRLLERHGAPLYVRKEIVHNKAVVEDFRARGVVFVDELDEVPDGNTVVFSAHGVAPAIRDEAARRGLRAIDATCPLVTKVHQEVVRNVDRGHPMVLIGHAGHDEVLGTMGEAPGRITLVTSVADVARLPFPDDAAVACSTQTTLSVDETREIVAALRERYPNLVEPPKSDICYATQNRQDAVKALVAEGIGHLLVVGSETSSNSRRLCEVAENQGVPSSLIDGPDDIDLAALDPAGDVGLTAGASAPEHLVQAVAARLADAGWTTTELVTLEENVRFSLPQELH
- a CDS encoding DUF2892 domain-containing protein; translation: MTVNRVLHIVAGAFVLASLALAHFVSPKWLYFTAFVGLNLFQSGFTNWCLMATILKKLGVPETAGAAR